A window of Candidatus Methylomirabilota bacterium contains these coding sequences:
- a CDS encoding RidA family protein, with translation MLDSRAMDLEFLMVPGAPPPPPTAPYSHAVRAGDYLFVTGQLGVDPQTGDRLVPGGIVEQTHQVMRNLQSVLTGAGTSLERAVFARVYLVNFQDYAAMNGVYVTYFKPGRLPGRTCVGVTGLALGGLVEIDLIVKP, from the coding sequence ATGCTAGACTCGCGGGCCATGGACCTCGAGTTCCTCATGGTGCCGGGCGCCCCGCCTCCACCGCCCACCGCCCCCTATAGCCACGCCGTCCGCGCGGGGGACTATCTCTTCGTCACGGGACAGCTCGGGGTTGATCCCCAGACGGGCGACCGGCTCGTGCCGGGGGGCATCGTCGAGCAGACGCACCAGGTGATGCGCAATCTCCAGAGCGTGCTCACGGGCGCGGGCACGAGCCTCGAGCGGGCCGTCTTCGCGCGCGTCTACCTCGTGAACTTCCAGGACTACGCGGCCATGAACGGGGTGTACGTCACGTACTTCAAGCCCGGGCGGCTCCCCGGCCGCACCTGCGTCGGCGTCACCGGCCTGGCCCTTGGTGGGCTCGTGGAGATCGACCTTATCGTCAAGCCCTAG